In Candidatus Bathyarchaeia archaeon, the following are encoded in one genomic region:
- a CDS encoding winged helix-turn-helix domain-containing protein: MERYTVKLCIPLLKENGFRFYRKYRSRIEIIALMLEAMRENGASKFFIMKHANTNSAQLNRYLKTLIQLGFAEATLKNNRFLYIASKKGLAFLKQYYILQEMLLEASTETKSQILTYGTLAERQAEYQSISRF, translated from the coding sequence TTGGAACGTTATACTGTGAAGCTTTGTATTCCTTTGCTTAAAGAAAACGGTTTCAGATTTTACAGAAAGTACAGAAGCCGTATTGAAATCATAGCCTTGATGCTGGAGGCAATGAGAGAGAATGGCGCATCTAAATTTTTCATAATGAAACATGCAAATACCAACTCTGCTCAGCTTAATAGATATTTAAAAACCTTAATCCAACTGGGCTTTGCAGAAGCTACCTTAAAAAATAACCGCTTTTTATATATCGCTAGCAAGAAAGGACTCGCGTTTCTGAAACAATACTACATTCTTCAAGAAATGCTGTTAGAAGCGTCAACAGAAACCAAATCACAAATCTTAACTTACGGAACATTAGCGGAAAGGCAAGCGGAATACCAGTCTATTTCACGCTTTTAA